From a region of the Chromatiales bacterium genome:
- the eno gene encoding phosphopyruvate hydratase: MKNNITQIRGREIIDSRGNPTVEAEVVTAAGICGRAAVPSGASTGSLEAIELRDNDNTRFNGKGVQQAVNNINTEIQKALVGIDVCEQHQLDTTMIDLDGTKNKGRLGANAILAVSLATAITAAKSKECALYEYFNDLSANHALSLPTPMINILNGGSHANNNVDIQEFMLVPTGVESIKDAVRVGCEVFHALQKILKQRRLSTTVGDEGGFAPNLPSNEAAIEAILEAIDHTQYKVGSDIYLALDVASSEFYSDGTYHLESTNNKYDSAGFIEYLSDWVDKYPILSIEDGVAEDDWQGWKAMTEKLGNQIQIVGDDLFVTNTDIIAKGIAQQIANCVLIKLNQIGTLSETLAAIEMAQKANYNCIISHRSGETEDVSIADLAVGIGVGQIKTGSLCRTDRVAKYNQLMRIEETLGKRAAYAKTTAFSRFRALS; encoded by the coding sequence ATGAAAAATAACATTACTCAGATTCGCGGTCGCGAGATTATTGATTCACGAGGCAACCCGACTGTTGAGGCCGAAGTGGTCACCGCAGCCGGTATTTGTGGACGAGCGGCAGTGCCGTCCGGTGCCTCTACTGGCAGTTTAGAGGCGATCGAGTTGCGCGACAACGACAACACTCGCTTTAACGGTAAAGGTGTGCAGCAGGCAGTGAATAATATCAACACCGAGATTCAAAAAGCACTGGTAGGTATCGATGTCTGCGAACAACACCAGCTGGATACTACGATGATTGACCTTGACGGCACTAAAAACAAAGGCCGCTTAGGAGCAAATGCAATACTCGCAGTGTCTCTGGCAACCGCAATTACTGCAGCAAAGTCCAAAGAATGTGCACTATATGAATATTTTAACGACTTGAGTGCGAACCATGCGCTCAGTCTACCTACGCCAATGATCAATATCCTAAACGGCGGTTCGCATGCAAATAACAATGTCGATATACAAGAGTTTATGCTAGTGCCGACCGGTGTCGAGAGTATCAAAGATGCGGTGCGGGTTGGTTGCGAGGTATTTCACGCCCTGCAAAAAATACTAAAGCAACGCCGCTTGAGTACCACGGTAGGCGACGAAGGTGGCTTTGCTCCCAATCTTCCATCCAACGAGGCTGCGATAGAAGCGATACTAGAAGCGATAGACCACACGCAATACAAGGTTGGCAGCGATATCTACTTAGCCTTGGATGTTGCAAGTTCAGAGTTTTATTCCGATGGTACCTATCATTTAGAATCGACCAACAACAAATACGATAGTGCCGGTTTTATTGAATATCTGTCCGATTGGGTCGATAAATATCCAATCTTGTCAATAGAAGACGGTGTTGCCGAAGACGATTGGCAAGGCTGGAAAGCTATGACCGAAAAACTGGGTAATCAAATACAGATAGTCGGCGACGATTTATTCGTGACCAACACCGATATCATCGCTAAAGGCATAGCGCAGCAAATTGCTAACTGTGTGTTGATAAAACTAAATCAAATAGGTACACTCAGTGAAACTTTGGCTGCCATTGAGATGGCGCAAAAGGCGAACTATAACTGCATCATTTCACATCGCTCCGGTGAGACCGAAGATGTGAGTATTGCCGATCTTGCAGTCGGTATCGGCGTCGGACAGATAAAGACCGGTTCGCTCTGCCGCACTGATAGGGTGGCTAAATATAATCAATTAATGCGCATTGAAGAAACACTGGGCAAGCGTGCGGCTTATGCAAAAACGACTGCTTTTAGTCGCTTCAGGGCTTTGTCTTAG
- the ribB gene encoding 3,4-dihydroxy-2-butanone-4-phosphate synthase — MTISTIPEIIEQYRNDRMVIIVDDEGRENEGDLMIAAERVTAEHINFMAKYGRGLICLTLTPERCRYLQLPLMVTETNRKLATNFTVSIDAKEGISTGISASDRARTIRVAVADDSRASDLERPGHIFPLMAQPNGVLTRAGHTESGCDIARLAGFEPASVIVEVLKDDGSMARLPDLEEFADRHQLKIGIVGDLVKYRLKND, encoded by the coding sequence ATGACAATCTCAACGATCCCCGAAATAATAGAACAATATAGAAATGACCGTATGGTTATCATCGTTGACGATGAAGGACGAGAGAACGAAGGCGATTTGATGATTGCAGCTGAGCGGGTCACTGCTGAACATATTAATTTTATGGCGAAATACGGGCGCGGTTTGATCTGTTTAACACTAACGCCTGAGCGGTGCCGATATTTGCAATTACCGCTCATGGTAACAGAGACCAATCGCAAGCTAGCAACCAACTTCACGGTGTCAATAGACGCTAAAGAGGGCATTAGCACTGGCATCTCGGCGAGTGACCGTGCGCGTACTATTCGGGTTGCGGTGGCTGATGATAGTCGGGCGAGTGACTTAGAAAGACCGGGGCATATTTTCCCATTAATGGCACAGCCCAATGGAGTCCTAACCCGTGCCGGCCATACTGAGAGTGGTTGTGATATCGCTCGTTTAGCTGGCTTTGAGCCAGCCTCAGTGATCGTTGAGGTACTCAAAGACGACGGTTCTATGGCGCGTCTGCCGGATCTGGAAGAGTTTGCCGACCGTCATCAGTTAAAGATAGGTATAGTCGGTGATTTAGTTAAATATAGGCTTAAAAATGACTGA
- a CDS encoding 6,7-dimethyl-8-ribityllumazine synthase, whose product MTDAKTSFADDLDGKGMHFCIVAAKYNSEIVDALVASAVATLKAHHAETIDIVRVPGTFEIPLMAKHKANTQRYHAILTLGCVIRGQTDHYDLIINTCSHSIGHIMLETNVPITLGILAVENSAQAKARSQPESDINRGRENALVALEMARLVAKDG is encoded by the coding sequence ATGACTGACGCTAAAACCAGTTTTGCTGATGATCTAGATGGTAAAGGTATGCATTTCTGTATTGTTGCTGCCAAGTATAATAGCGAGATAGTGGACGCATTAGTGGCGAGTGCGGTAGCAACCCTGAAAGCGCACCATGCCGAAACCATCGACATAGTCAGAGTGCCGGGTACCTTTGAAATTCCTCTAATGGCCAAACATAAAGCGAACACCCAGCGATACCATGCGATTTTAACTTTGGGGTGTGTCATCCGTGGGCAAACCGACCATTACGACTTAATCATCAATACCTGTAGCCATAGCATTGGTCATATCATGCTGGAGACCAATGTCCCTATCACACTGGGTATTTTGGCAGTGGAGAATAGTGCGCAAGCGAAAGCGCGTTCGCAACCCGAAAGCGATATCAACCGTGGTCGAGAAAATGCACTGGTCGCACTGGAGATGGCACGACTAGTTGCAAAAGATGGATAA